The Crocosphaera subtropica ATCC 51142 genome includes a window with the following:
- a CDS encoding response regulator → MTLSNLTPNKITLRYLGLTSLGLILAQLLFGVIQVRWRYYQRVENLETKIEDLSREIRTISQDSNLQLNDATLERLMRQSSVGSDLMYSIVINRQGQPVTSFFNQDNFTDAITFSPSEPGKVESQLAKLLQQPQIKEIRQPIIEAGQSLGEVRIGYTLQPTQKSNLKSAGKILIASFIVSGILILIMFVMFRREVQLPLGKLVNKTQSLLPEDKRPDLSQGDEFHQLEILITTLSDYFQDLQDLQRKMAQQQASEKALEELSRAKSEFLAMIGHEIRTPLNAVTGMTGLLLDTELNDQQQEFVSIIRNSGENLLTMINNILDFSKIEAQKLELEEEAFELGPCIEDILRLFVSQASKKNLELAYLVESNTPSAIVGDSTRLKQILANLIGNAVKFTDNGEVVIYVNGTPIKSTENEQENPTYELRFAVKDTGIGIPPDRCHRLFQPFSQVDASTTRRYGGTGLGLAISKRLSELMGGGMWVHSTEGKGSTFNFTIQAKPAPSSSPVTSQEGERELMGKRMLIIDDNLTNQKILTNQAQSWGMFTCAVDSGEKALEWLRRGITFDVAILDMNMPEMDGLELARHIRQQPNCVSLPLVMLSSITQAEMASQSSGKEFAAVLIKPVQQSQLYYTLMQIFTETPIKITKSKSDQSPEESLLAQSLPLRILVAEDVGINQEVIHLLLEKLGYWADMVSNGQEVLEALKTCSYDVILMDVRMPEMDGLTATHHICQIMSAEERPRIIAMTAESTPGDREKCLVAGMDDYIAKPIRIEELKQALRRCQAQSDCLAIDHKILNGLRKMAGRRTNDIIMGYLEDAPLRLNAMKQAIELGDPEQLHQAAHALRSPSGNLGATNLCQLCEEMETIARKGTLEKTEEKMFRLKIEYDRVCHALQRELNHYPSINKLSPHH, encoded by the coding sequence ATGACTCTGAGCAACCTCACCCCCAATAAAATCACCCTTAGATATTTAGGACTGACCAGTCTTGGTTTAATCTTGGCTCAGTTACTATTTGGCGTAATACAAGTGCGCTGGCGATATTATCAACGAGTAGAAAACCTAGAAACTAAGATAGAAGACTTAAGCAGAGAAATTCGTACGATTTCCCAAGACTCCAACTTACAACTCAATGATGCCACTCTAGAACGACTAATGAGACAGTCGAGTGTCGGCAGCGACTTAATGTACAGTATTGTGATTAACAGACAAGGACAACCAGTCACTAGCTTTTTTAATCAGGACAATTTTACTGATGCCATCACCTTTTCTCCATCAGAACCAGGAAAAGTTGAATCACAACTGGCAAAACTTCTTCAACAGCCTCAGATTAAAGAAATACGCCAACCGATTATAGAAGCAGGACAATCTTTGGGAGAAGTTCGTATTGGTTATACTCTACAACCCACCCAAAAAAGTAATCTTAAGTCTGCCGGCAAAATTTTAATCGCCTCATTTATCGTCAGTGGGATTTTAATTCTGATCATGTTTGTCATGTTTAGGCGAGAAGTCCAACTACCTCTAGGAAAATTAGTTAATAAGACTCAATCTTTACTACCAGAAGATAAACGCCCTGATTTAAGCCAAGGAGACGAATTCCATCAATTAGAAATATTAATTACGACCCTAAGCGACTATTTCCAGGATCTTCAGGACTTGCAGAGGAAAATGGCTCAACAACAAGCCTCAGAGAAAGCCCTCGAAGAGTTAAGTCGAGCCAAAAGCGAGTTTTTGGCCATGATTGGCCATGAAATCCGAACTCCCTTAAATGCTGTTACAGGGATGACAGGGTTACTCCTCGATACCGAGTTAAACGATCAACAACAGGAGTTTGTCAGTATTATCCGTAATAGCGGAGAAAATTTGCTAACGATGATCAACAATATACTTGACTTTTCCAAAATAGAAGCCCAAAAACTAGAGTTAGAAGAAGAAGCCTTTGAACTAGGACCTTGTATCGAAGATATATTACGTTTATTTGTTTCCCAAGCCTCAAAAAAGAACTTAGAATTAGCTTATTTGGTCGAGTCTAATACCCCCAGTGCCATTGTGGGAGATAGTACCCGATTAAAACAAATTCTGGCTAATCTAATTGGTAATGCTGTTAAATTTACTGACAACGGAGAAGTGGTGATTTATGTCAATGGGACACCGATAAAATCCACAGAAAACGAGCAAGAAAACCCTACTTACGAACTCCGTTTTGCCGTTAAAGATACTGGTATTGGTATTCCGCCAGACCGTTGCCACAGGCTCTTTCAACCCTTTAGTCAAGTGGATGCCTCTACCACCCGAAGATATGGAGGAACAGGACTAGGATTAGCCATTAGTAAGCGATTAAGCGAATTGATGGGGGGTGGTATGTGGGTTCATAGCACCGAAGGCAAAGGATCAACCTTTAATTTTACTATTCAAGCCAAACCGGCTCCTAGTTCTTCCCCCGTCACTTCTCAAGAAGGAGAACGGGAGTTAATGGGTAAGCGAATGTTAATTATTGATGATAACCTGACCAATCAAAAGATTTTAACCAATCAAGCCCAATCGTGGGGAATGTTTACTTGTGCAGTGGACTCTGGAGAAAAAGCTTTAGAATGGCTACGACGAGGAATTACTTTTGATGTCGCTATTTTAGATATGAATATGCCTGAGATGGATGGTTTAGAGTTAGCTCGTCACATTCGTCAACAACCCAACTGCGTTAGTTTACCCTTAGTCATGCTTAGTTCCATTACCCAAGCAGAAATGGCATCTCAAAGCAGTGGAAAGGAATTTGCAGCAGTTTTGATTAAACCAGTGCAACAGTCGCAACTTTACTATACGTTGATGCAGATTTTTACAGAGACACCCATCAAAATCACTAAATCAAAATCGGACCAGTCCCCAGAAGAATCATTACTCGCACAAAGTCTTCCCTTACGAATCTTGGTAGCTGAAGATGTGGGCATTAATCAAGAAGTCATCCATTTATTATTAGAAAAATTGGGTTATTGGGCAGACATGGTTAGTAATGGACAAGAAGTATTAGAAGCCCTAAAAACTTGCTCCTACGATGTTATTTTAATGGACGTACGAATGCCTGAAATGGACGGTTTAACAGCTACCCATCACATTTGTCAAATTATGTCTGCTGAAGAACGTCCTCGAATTATTGCCATGACCGCAGAATCAACGCCAGGGGATCGCGAAAAATGTTTAGTGGCAGGAATGGATGATTATATTGCTAAACCAATTCGCATCGAAGAATTAAAACAAGCATTACGTCGCTGTCAAGCCCAATCAGACTGTTTAGCCATTGATCACAAAATTCTCAACGGATTACGCAAAATGGCAGGGCGACGAACCAATGATATTATTATGGGGTATCTCGAAGATGCGCCCCTGCGCCTTAATGCGATGAAACAAGCGATTGAGCTTGGAGACCCTGAGCAACTCCACCAAGCAGCCCATGCTCTGCGATCGCCCAGTGGTAATTTAGGCGCAACTAACCTCTGTCAGTTATGTGAGGAAATGGAAACCATTGCCCGTAAGGGAACCCTTGAAAAAACAGAAGAAAAAATGTTTAGACTCAAAATTGAGTATGATCGGGTGTGCCATGCTCTACAAAGAGAATTGAATCATTATCCTTCTATAAATAAGTTGTCACCCCACCACTAA
- a CDS encoding response regulator, whose product MNNPTFKREDCLILIVDDDRTMRYLLKMAMEEEGYQVIEAKEGQQCLEEYHRHRPDMVLLDALMPGMDGFTCCQKLRSVESDVYLPILMITALDDQESIDQAFLAGATDYITKPIFWSVLSRRVNHLLLTCQALRESMTLNLKWAKQEQWQHLNQQITRQWQQSFQIKSLFQDCLEKLQIILKAERVGIHRLDGKLMAEAIAVGYPSVKTLEWDKIILLTLYQSQYEQGETITLDFSRELDLCEEAIAPFEQLAVQQLTLMPLVIKENLWGILWIHYCRSCYHWESWEKNSLSHLRDLLAVTCTIID is encoded by the coding sequence GTGAATAACCCAACTTTTAAACGAGAAGATTGCTTAATCCTGATTGTCGACGATGATCGCACCATGAGATACCTCTTAAAGATGGCTATGGAAGAAGAAGGCTATCAAGTGATTGAAGCTAAAGAAGGTCAGCAATGCCTAGAAGAATACCATCGTCATCGGCCTGATATGGTCTTATTAGATGCTCTCATGCCAGGAATGGATGGATTTACTTGTTGTCAAAAACTGCGTTCTGTTGAATCGGATGTTTATCTTCCCATTTTGATGATTACGGCACTTGACGATCAAGAATCCATTGATCAGGCATTTTTAGCAGGAGCAACGGACTATATTACTAAACCAATTTTTTGGTCTGTTTTATCAAGACGGGTGAATCATCTGCTCTTAACTTGTCAAGCGTTAAGAGAGTCAATGACTTTAAACTTAAAATGGGCTAAACAAGAGCAATGGCAACATCTAAATCAACAAATAACCCGTCAGTGGCAGCAATCTTTTCAAATTAAATCTCTTTTTCAAGATTGTCTAGAGAAACTACAAATCATCCTGAAGGCTGAACGAGTCGGTATTCATCGTCTAGATGGCAAACTCATGGCTGAGGCTATAGCCGTTGGTTATCCTTCTGTTAAGACCTTAGAATGGGATAAAATCATCTTATTGACTCTCTATCAATCTCAATACGAACAAGGAGAAACCATTACCCTTGACTTTTCCAGGGAGCTTGACTTATGCGAAGAGGCGATCGCTCCTTTTGAACAATTAGCTGTTCAACAGCTGACTCTGATGCCTCTTGTAATTAAAGAAAACCTCTGGGGCATTTTATGGATTCATTATTGTCGCTCTTGCTACCATTGGGAATCCTGGGAGAAGAACTCTTTAAGCCATTTAAGGGATTTATTGGCTGTTACCTGCACGATTATAGATTAA
- a CDS encoding HEAT repeat domain-containing protein gives MQSDDDLSVIESVDQFDDPLDRLESVDINVPRPDPEEMLPKLSDEDPSQRMLAARAFCELQDPRAITPLIQLLDDICPLVRVSAAYALGRNTSSKAVAALIDLLGRDWNGYVRKGIVWALGNGRDRASVQPLIHALKTDISAVRLWAASSLAQIAKLEYEDAITAMAPLIEGLRRDSVAAVRGNCAWAIGQLCRELPSNVVYATAIDALIEALVEDEDYSVKEDAKSALLRLGDPRGMQMIEDLELEGLI, from the coding sequence ATGCAAAGTGACGACGACCTCAGTGTAATTGAGAGTGTAGATCAATTTGATGACCCATTGGATCGCCTAGAGTCCGTAGATATCAACGTTCCTAGACCTGATCCAGAAGAGATGCTGCCAAAATTAAGTGATGAAGACCCATCACAACGAATGCTGGCAGCAAGGGCATTTTGTGAGCTACAAGACCCTAGAGCGATCACTCCACTCATCCAACTGTTAGATGATATTTGTCCCTTAGTACGGGTCAGTGCAGCCTATGCTTTAGGAAGAAATACCAGTTCTAAAGCGGTGGCAGCTTTAATTGACCTATTAGGGAGAGATTGGAATGGGTATGTTCGCAAAGGGATTGTTTGGGCTTTAGGGAATGGAAGGGATCGTGCCAGTGTTCAACCCTTAATCCATGCCTTGAAAACAGATATTTCGGCTGTCCGTCTTTGGGCGGCTAGTAGTCTGGCTCAAATTGCTAAACTAGAATACGAAGATGCGATCACAGCAATGGCTCCCTTAATTGAAGGATTAAGACGGGACTCAGTGGCCGCGGTAAGGGGAAATTGTGCTTGGGCGATTGGTCAACTCTGTCGAGAATTACCGTCAAATGTGGTTTATGCTACGGCGATCGATGCTTTAATTGAGGCATTAGTAGAAGATGAAGACTACAGCGTGAAAGAAGATGCCAAAAGTGCTTTATTGCGACTCGGCGATCCCAGGGGAATGCAAATGATCGAGGATCTTGAACTAGAAGGGCTAATTTAA
- the psbC gene encoding photosystem II reaction center protein CP43: MVTLSNVASGRDLESTGFAWWSGNARLINLSGKLLGAHVAHAGLIVFWAGAMTLFETAHFIPEKPMYEQGLILLPHIATLGWGVGPGGEVIDTFPFFVVGVLHLISSAVLGFGGIYHALRGPETLEEYSSFFGYDWKDKNQMTNIIGYHLILLGCGALLLVFKAMFFGGVYDTWAPGGGDVRVITNPTLNPAIIFGYLLKAPFGGEGWIVGVDNMEDIIGGHIWVGLICIFGGIWHILTKPFGWARRAFIWSGEAYLSYSLGALSLMGFIASVMVWYNNTAYPSEFYGPTGMEASQSQAFTFLVRDQRMGANIGSAQGPTGLGKYLMRSPTGEIIFGGETMRFWDFRGPWLEPLRGPNGLDLDKLRNDIQPWQIRRAAEYMTHAPLGSLNSVGGVITDVNSFNYVSPRAWLATSHFTLGFFFLVGHLWHAGRARAAAAGFEKGIDRETEPVLAMPDLD; encoded by the coding sequence GTGGTAACGCTCTCTAATGTTGCCAGTGGTCGTGACCTGGAATCTACCGGTTTCGCATGGTGGTCAGGCAATGCTCGTCTGATCAACCTATCCGGTAAGCTTTTAGGCGCTCACGTCGCTCACGCTGGTTTAATCGTATTCTGGGCAGGGGCTATGACCCTGTTTGAAACCGCCCACTTTATTCCCGAAAAGCCCATGTATGAACAGGGCTTAATTCTCCTTCCCCACATTGCCACCCTCGGTTGGGGTGTTGGCCCTGGGGGTGAAGTGATTGATACTTTCCCCTTCTTTGTTGTGGGAGTATTACACCTAATCTCTTCTGCCGTTCTTGGTTTTGGTGGTATTTACCACGCCCTTCGCGGTCCTGAAACCTTAGAAGAGTATTCCAGTTTCTTTGGTTATGACTGGAAAGATAAAAACCAAATGACCAATATTATTGGTTATCACCTCATTCTCTTAGGATGTGGTGCGCTGCTGTTGGTGTTCAAAGCCATGTTCTTTGGCGGTGTCTATGACACTTGGGCGCCGGGTGGCGGAGATGTGCGTGTGATTACTAACCCTACCTTAAACCCTGCGATTATTTTCGGCTATCTGCTGAAAGCTCCTTTTGGGGGAGAAGGTTGGATTGTTGGTGTGGACAACATGGAAGATATTATCGGTGGCCATATCTGGGTTGGCCTCATTTGTATCTTCGGTGGTATCTGGCATATCTTAACCAAGCCTTTCGGTTGGGCCCGTCGTGCTTTCATCTGGTCTGGTGAAGCTTACCTTTCCTATAGTTTAGGTGCTTTGTCCTTAATGGGCTTCATCGCTTCTGTCATGGTTTGGTACAACAACACCGCTTATCCCAGTGAATTCTACGGTCCAACTGGTATGGAAGCCTCTCAGTCTCAGGCATTCACCTTCTTGGTGCGTGACCAAAGAATGGGAGCTAACATCGGGTCTGCTCAAGGTCCTACCGGGTTAGGTAAATATTTAATGCGTTCTCCCACTGGTGAAATCATCTTCGGTGGTGAAACCATGCGTTTCTGGGACTTCCGTGGTCCTTGGTTAGAGCCTTTACGGGGGCCTAACGGTTTAGATTTAGATAAGTTAAGAAACGACATTCAGCCCTGGCAAATTCGTCGTGCTGCTGAATATATGACCCATGCACCTTTAGGGTCTTTAAACTCTGTGGGTGGCGTTATCACTGACGTTAACTCCTTTAACTACGTTTCTCCCCGTGCGTGGTTAGCAACTTCTCACTTTACTCTCGGTTTCTTCTTCCTCGTTGGTCACTTATGGCACGCTGGGCGTGCGCGGGCGGCCGCTGCTGGATTTGAAAAAGGAATCGACCGTGAGACTGAACCCGTACTCGCTATGCCTGATCTTGACTAA
- the psbD gene encoding photosystem II D2 protein (photosystem q(a) protein), translating into MTIAVGRAPERGWFDVLDDWLKRDRFVFVGWSGLLLFPCAYLALGGWLTGTTFVTSWYTHGLASSYLEGCNFLTVAVSSPANAFGHSLLFLWGPEAQGDFTRWCQIGGLWTFTALHGAFGLIGFMLRQFEIARLVGIRPYNAIAFSAPIAVFVSVFLMYPLGQSSWFFGPSFGVAGIFRFILFLQGFHNWTLNPFHMMGVAGVLGGALLCAIHGATVENTLFEDGEQANTFRAFEPTQAEETYSMVTANRFWSQIFGIAFSNKRWLHFFMLFVPVTGLWMSAIGIVGLALNLRAYDFVSQELRAAEDPEFETFYTKNILLNEGLRAWMAPQDQPHQNFVFPEEVLPRGNAL; encoded by the coding sequence ATGACTATTGCAGTCGGACGCGCACCAGAAAGAGGATGGTTTGATGTCCTCGATGACTGGTTAAAACGCGATCGCTTTGTATTCGTCGGTTGGTCTGGGTTACTACTATTTCCCTGTGCCTACCTCGCTCTCGGTGGCTGGTTAACCGGAACCACCTTTGTTACCTCCTGGTACACCCACGGCTTAGCCAGTTCCTACCTAGAAGGATGTAACTTCCTAACCGTAGCGGTTTCTTCCCCCGCCAACGCCTTCGGACACTCCTTACTGTTCCTTTGGGGACCAGAAGCCCAAGGAGACTTTACCCGTTGGTGTCAAATCGGTGGTTTATGGACATTTACCGCCCTTCACGGAGCATTCGGACTGATTGGCTTCATGTTACGTCAGTTTGAAATTGCCCGTCTGGTAGGTATTCGTCCTTACAACGCCATCGCCTTCTCTGCGCCTATTGCGGTGTTCGTCAGTGTATTCTTGATGTACCCTCTAGGACAATCAAGTTGGTTCTTTGGACCTAGCTTTGGTGTCGCCGGAATTTTCCGTTTCATTCTCTTCCTACAAGGATTCCACAACTGGACATTGAACCCCTTCCACATGATGGGAGTCGCAGGTGTTCTCGGTGGTGCTTTACTGTGTGCCATTCATGGTGCAACGGTAGAAAACACCTTGTTTGAAGACGGTGAACAAGCTAACACTTTCCGTGCCTTTGAACCCACCCAAGCAGAAGAAACCTACTCAATGGTGACCGCAAACCGTTTCTGGTCACAGATTTTCGGAATTGCCTTCTCCAACAAACGTTGGTTACACTTCTTCATGTTATTCGTCCCCGTAACTGGGTTATGGATGAGTGCGATCGGTATTGTCGGTTTAGCTTTAAACTTACGAGCTTATGACTTTGTGTCTCAAGAATTACGGGCAGCAGAAGACCCTGAATTTGAGACATTCTACACCAAAAACATTTTATTAAACGAAGGTCTGCGAGCTTGGATGGCTCCCCAAGACCAACCCCATCAAAACTTTGTATTCCCTGAGGAGGTACTGCCCCGTGGTAACGCTCTCTAA
- a CDS encoding GatB/YqeY domain-containing protein, whose protein sequence is MTESTEQRLKEKLTEDIKQAMKSKDKIRLETIRSLKKVILEKEVEVRPKGQTELTPEQELEVLAQQAKQRRDSIEQYRQGGRNDLADKEAQELVIIETYLPRQLSTEEIEAIIDNIIESVGATSPKDMGKVMGPAMKELKGKADGKQVQEIVKAKLN, encoded by the coding sequence ATGACTGAATCTACCGAACAAAGACTAAAAGAAAAACTAACCGAAGATATTAAACAAGCAATGAAATCTAAGGATAAAATTCGCTTAGAAACGATTAGAAGTCTTAAAAAAGTTATCCTTGAAAAAGAAGTTGAAGTAAGACCAAAAGGACAAACAGAATTAACCCCAGAACAAGAATTAGAAGTATTAGCCCAACAAGCTAAACAACGCCGAGATTCCATTGAACAATACCGTCAAGGGGGTAGGAATGATTTAGCTGATAAAGAAGCCCAAGAATTAGTCATTATTGAAACCTATTTACCCCGTCAATTGTCTACCGAAGAAATTGAAGCTATTATTGACAACATTATCGAGTCAGTGGGAGCAACTTCCCCGAAAGATATGGGAAAAGTGATGGGACCAGCGATGAAAGAATTAAAAGGTAAAGCAGACGGGAAACAAGTCCAAGAAATCGTTAAAGCTAAACTCAATTAA
- a CDS encoding CHAD domain-containing protein produces the protein MTYDLEHEPKTFGDWAYIAVTTHYNKFLSHEIGVLEDKDPEELHQMRVGMRRLRSTIKGFSAALDLPENAEEKKVGKIAKTLGKLRDLDVLEDSLKNKYYPNLPKDEQKQLKQGLSSLAKQRKKVFKTVKKTLNSQKYLDLKQSFHDWLNSPTYHDIAQVSIHTILADLLLPEVSQLMLHPGWVIGVKFEVESINFPESLSKEAVESLLDKEGLILHDLRKAAKRTRYNMELFTQFYGEVYETYLKDIKQIQSILGDIQDSFVLVEFLDEVFEDNILNKMPTFAKILQETRYDKWQEWEKLQRKFLDNKTRKDFHITILQPSVIQSEIEESQENSKKAVETAPSSDIASNS, from the coding sequence ATGACATATGACTTAGAACACGAACCCAAAACCTTTGGAGATTGGGCTTATATAGCTGTTACAACCCATTACAACAAATTCTTATCCCATGAAATTGGTGTATTAGAAGATAAAGATCCTGAAGAATTGCATCAAATGCGAGTAGGGATGCGACGTTTAAGAAGTACCATTAAGGGATTTTCAGCCGCTTTAGATTTACCTGAAAATGCCGAAGAAAAAAAAGTAGGTAAAATTGCCAAAACTTTAGGAAAATTAAGGGACTTAGATGTTTTAGAAGATAGTCTAAAAAACAAATATTATCCTAATTTACCCAAAGATGAGCAAAAACAGTTAAAACAAGGTTTATCCAGTTTAGCTAAACAAAGAAAAAAAGTTTTTAAAACAGTCAAAAAGACTTTAAATAGTCAAAAATATTTAGACCTTAAACAAAGTTTTCATGATTGGTTAAATAGTCCAACTTATCATGATATTGCTCAAGTTTCCATTCATACCATTTTAGCTGATCTTCTTTTACCTGAAGTGAGTCAATTAATGTTACATCCTGGTTGGGTAATTGGAGTTAAATTTGAAGTAGAAAGCATCAATTTTCCTGAGAGTTTATCTAAAGAAGCAGTAGAATCTTTATTAGATAAAGAGGGATTAATTTTACACGATTTAAGAAAAGCAGCTAAACGAACCCGTTATAATATGGAATTGTTTACTCAATTCTATGGAGAAGTCTATGAAACTTATCTAAAAGATATTAAACAGATACAGAGTATATTAGGAGATATACAAGATAGCTTTGTTTTAGTTGAGTTTCTTGATGAAGTTTTTGAAGATAATATTCTCAATAAAATGCCAACTTTTGCCAAAATTTTGCAAGAAACTCGTTATGATAAATGGCAAGAATGGGAAAAATTACAACGAAAATTTCTTGATAATAAAACCCGTAAAGATTTTCATATCACAATTTTGCAACCCTCTGTCATTCAATCTGAGATTGAAGAAAGTCAAGAAAATTCTAAAAAAGCCGTAGAAACTGCACCATCCAGCGATATTGCATCAAATTCTTAA
- a CDS encoding succinate dehydrogenase/fumarate reductase flavoprotein subunit yields the protein MLQHDVVIVGGGLAGSRAALEIKRLNPSIDVAVVAKTHPIRSHSVAAQGGIAASLKNVDSEDSWESHAFDTVKGSDYLADQDAVALLTQQAPDVIIDLEHLGVLFSRLDNGKIAQRAFGGHTHNRTCYAADKTGHAILHELVNNLRRNGVTIYDEWYVMQLIYEDAEAKGLVMYHIEDGTLEIIHSKVVMFATGGYGRVFNTTSNDFASTGDGLAMSALAGVPLEDMEFVQFHPTGLYPVGVLISEAVRGEGAYLINSEGRRFMEDYAPSRMELAPRDITSRAITLEIRAGRGVHPDGKPGGPCVYLDLRHMGEEKIMSRVPFCWEEAHRLVGVDAVYEPMPVRPTAHYCMGGIPVNTQGRVRLSGDRLTEGFFAAGECACVSVHGANRLGSNSLLECVVYGKITGENIAHYVKDRKFSEFDEETYLTEAKQRISSLLNKEGTIRIGALRQQFQDSMAEHCGVFRTEELMQEGIDKIQEFKAQYDNIYLDDKDSCWNTELIEAMELRNIMVVGEMILTSALNRKESRGAHSREDYTKRDDPNFLKHTLAYYSPAGLDIQYMDVVLDMFEPKERKY from the coding sequence ATGTTACAACATGATGTGGTCATTGTGGGCGGTGGTTTAGCGGGATCTCGCGCTGCCCTAGAAATAAAACGCCTCAACCCTAGTATTGATGTGGCTGTCGTTGCCAAAACTCACCCCATTCGATCGCATTCTGTTGCGGCCCAAGGGGGGATCGCTGCCAGTCTCAAAAATGTGGACTCAGAAGACAGTTGGGAGTCTCATGCCTTTGATACCGTCAAAGGATCTGACTATTTGGCCGATCAAGATGCAGTGGCCTTACTCACCCAACAGGCCCCCGATGTGATCATCGATCTTGAACATTTAGGGGTGTTATTCTCCCGTTTAGACAATGGAAAAATTGCTCAACGGGCTTTTGGCGGTCATACCCATAACCGTACCTGTTACGCAGCCGATAAAACGGGCCATGCTATTCTTCATGAGTTGGTCAATAACCTACGACGCAACGGGGTTACTATTTATGATGAATGGTATGTGATGCAGTTGATCTACGAAGACGCAGAAGCCAAAGGCCTCGTCATGTATCATATCGAAGATGGAACCCTCGAAATTATCCACAGTAAAGTAGTAATGTTCGCTACAGGGGGTTATGGACGAGTCTTTAACACCACCTCAAATGATTTTGCCTCAACTGGGGACGGGTTAGCCATGTCAGCGTTAGCCGGTGTCCCTTTAGAAGACATGGAGTTTGTGCAGTTTCACCCCACTGGGTTATATCCTGTGGGGGTGTTAATTTCTGAAGCGGTACGAGGAGAAGGGGCTTACCTTATTAATAGCGAAGGACGGCGGTTTATGGAAGATTATGCCCCCTCACGCATGGAACTCGCCCCCCGTGACATCACCTCTCGCGCCATTACTCTAGAAATACGGGCTGGGCGAGGTGTACATCCTGATGGTAAACCAGGAGGACCCTGTGTCTATCTCGACTTGCGCCACATGGGGGAAGAAAAGATCATGAGTCGGGTTCCCTTTTGTTGGGAAGAAGCACACCGTTTAGTGGGAGTCGATGCGGTTTATGAACCCATGCCGGTGCGGCCTACTGCCCATTATTGCATGGGAGGTATCCCTGTTAATACTCAAGGAAGGGTAAGATTAAGTGGCGATCGCCTCACAGAAGGATTTTTTGCAGCCGGGGAATGTGCTTGTGTTTCAGTTCATGGGGCCAACCGTTTAGGCAGTAATTCTTTATTAGAATGTGTCGTCTATGGCAAAATTACAGGGGAAAATATCGCTCATTATGTTAAGGATCGTAAGTTTTCTGAGTTTGATGAAGAGACTTATTTGACAGAAGCAAAACAGCGTATTTCTAGCTTGTTAAATAAAGAAGGAACCATTCGTATTGGGGCATTACGTCAACAATTTCAAGACTCGATGGCTGAACATTGTGGGGTGTTTCGTACCGAAGAATTAATGCAAGAAGGTATTGATAAAATTCAAGAATTTAAAGCGCAATATGACAACATTTATCTCGATGATAAGGACAGTTGTTGGAATACAGAGTTAATTGAAGCGATGGAATTACGCAATATTATGGTGGTGGGTGAAATGATTTTAACCTCTGCTTTAAACCGTAAAGAAAGTCGTGGGGCCCATTCACGGGAAGACTATACAAAACGAGATGATCCTAACTTTTTGAAGCATACCTTAGCTTATTATTCTCCTGCTGGTTTAGATATTCAATATATGGATGTCGTCCTTGATATGTTTGAACCGAAAGAACGCAAATATTAA